GGTCGAAAAGGTGAAGTTCCTCGTCCGGTTGGAGGAAGTGGGGGATACGACATGAAGCTTTCGGAGCTTGCGCCCGCGGATGGGGCGAAACGTCAGAGGAAGCGGGTGGGGCGCGGGAAGGGCTCCGGCCTCGGGAAGACCGCGGGGAAGGGTCACAAGGGCCTTCGGGCCCGCAGCGGGGGAGGCACCAAGCCCGGGTACGAGGGCGGGCAGATGCCGATGCAGCGGCGCCTTCCCAAGCGAGGATTCACGAACGTCTTCCGGAAGGAGTGGGCGGTCGTCAACGTGAAGGACCTCAATCGTTTCGAGGCGGGCTCCG
This sequence is a window from Deltaproteobacteria bacterium. Protein-coding genes within it:
- the rplO gene encoding 50S ribosomal protein L15, with translation MKLSELAPADGAKRQRKRVGRGKGSGLGKTAGKGHKGLRARSGGGTKPGYEGGQMPMQRRLPKRGFTNVFRKEWAVVNVKDLNRFEAGSVVDIEALRVSGLVKGGVDGVKLLGDGEVTRKLAVKVDRASKAAVEKVKAAGGTVEV